TATGTACTAACAAAGTACGCAAAGCAAACATCAAGAATATGACAAACATGAACAGGTGGAAACTAATTTTGACACACCACTTTGTGAGTGGGGTATAGAATATTGTGTCTCACATTGGTGTGACAAAGACACAAAGTGTAAGTTATTAGTTTCTTGGGttgaagtattttttttatccaaaaaatcATGTTCATGTTTATTTACAAACCATTTGTACAAATCATGCATGCACCCCCAAAACAAGCCAAGAATATCGATCATGTTTAAAACTTCAAAAACATTATAAGGAAATCTCATCATTTATTGATAAATAGAAAGAGAATTCGATTATTAATGTTAGACATGCATATTCTACAAAAAAGTGATGACTAATTAGTTCGGATCCCAGTACGCAAGAAATGAGTATGCTCCCAATTAATACCATCAAAACTCTTGATCTCAACATGGATGAGCGTCCCTGCATCAACACAAGCAGCATTAACCGATACGGCATCGGGGTTCGACCTCGAGACGTTGAAGGAGGTGATGCCACAGACATTACAGAAGGTATGCTTAGCAGTATGAGTTCCAAATGTGTAAGTAGTTATGTTTGATTCTCCAGAAAGAAGCTCAAAGTTATGTGATGGAACACTAAATGAGATGTTACCTCTTTTTGAACACATTGAACAATTGCATTTCCAAGCAGTTACATTTTGTggtgctttgaatttgtatcttACTCTTCCACAATGACATCCACCTTGGTGGGTTATTAACTCTGAATCTGAGTCCATGATATGAGCTAGCTAGAAGGATCAGATTGCAAAAGGTGGTGGAAGATGAGGATGCATgatcatatatatataatgtAATCAAATAAGTGAAGGAATAGAAGATGGACTGAAATTTTCTACTATACTTGTAGTTGGGAAGTCATTGTTTGATTCAGAGCGACATTTGATTCACTAGAACATCTCATGTGAGAGTTTCGTGTGAAAAAACAAATACTATACATTAACACTTGTGGAGGAGAAGGTAAAAGAGGGAAGATATTGAAAGGGAGGTGAAGAGAAGAAAAGAGCAAGTGAGCTTCTATTTTGCTTCCAAATCTTTTCAACAAATGAGGGATTTGatttattataactttttattaattttttttttttgacatagggtAAGGGGCTTCCATCGATTTTATCGGTGAAAAGCCCCAATCTTTGTTATTTTGTTGGTTTATTCCTTTAATTTTGTTTGTCTTTAGGTTATAATAATGCTTCCTCCTTGTGCGAGGACATTTTCTCCTTGAAAAAgggtttttcttttccttcaagGAAATTTGTTTCTTAGGTTATTTCGTAGATCTATGTGTATTAGGGAAGAATATTACTGGTTGAAGATCAAGAACGTCAAGATGAAGATCAGATTTCAATTACTGACATCATGCATTAAAGATATTGACTACCATATCAAAGAAGCGGTTCCGAAGCGTGCATACTAGTAAATTGGATGAAGAATTTCATATTGATGTTTTAGATTATATGttatttaggcttaattattGTTGTAGATGCCGTATGGCGATTTATTAAAGATAATTTTCCTattcccttaaaaaaaaaaacttaaaaggGTAAGGAAAATAGATTCATCCATTTCTTTCCCTTCCCTTATCCAACTTAGGcttcattttattattt
This genomic stretch from Spinacia oleracea cultivar Varoflay chromosome 3, BTI_SOV_V1, whole genome shotgun sequence harbors:
- the LOC110783078 gene encoding uncharacterized protein, whose amino-acid sequence is MDSDSELITHQGGCHCGRVRYKFKAPQNVTAWKCNCSMCSKRGNISFSVPSHNFELLSGESNITTYTFGTHTAKHTFCNVCGITSFNVSRSNPDAVSVNAACVDAGTLIHVEIKSFDGINWEHTHFLRTGIRTN